In Pirellulales bacterium, the following proteins share a genomic window:
- a CDS encoding protein kinase, protein MGELTGEQIAQRVTDLNLISDRQLQEVWGEFGRQDVPGDEFLQMLVRRELLTNYQVERLLNGDRTGFFYGDFKALYRVATGSFARVYRAVHKDSAKVVALKVLRKRYCDDTTQVEHFLQEGELGRTLRHPNIVPTLEVRSQGREHYLVLEFVEGGNLRDFIRIRKKVEALEATRLIADTAAGLQYAFDRGISHRDLKLTNVLISSRGQAKLVDFGLAGADEGSVEDPLANPRTIDYAGLERATGVRKDDNRSDIYFLGCIYYHLLSGQPALLETKERIQRLAKSRFLDVVPIHRLDPQIPRVVAAVCNKSMELDPARRYQSPGEMLVDLNIAMARLSAGETEAAGSGEPVIEITEGERKQAAQFLPDSQRKVLMFVESDSRMQDIFRDGLKRCGYRVLLTSDPERALGRFANDAKAADCVVFSTGKLGASALEAFNRLGVEEATRGIPAVLLLGEKQAAWRAKAETSDHRLVLSMPIKLRDLRGVLGKLVPAMGEVGEVNDE, encoded by the coding sequence ATGGGCGAGCTTACTGGCGAACAAATTGCCCAGCGGGTTACGGACCTCAACCTCATCAGCGACCGCCAGTTGCAAGAGGTGTGGGGCGAGTTCGGCCGGCAGGACGTGCCGGGAGACGAGTTTCTCCAGATGCTCGTCCGGCGCGAGCTGCTGACCAACTACCAGGTCGAGCGGTTGCTCAATGGTGATCGCACCGGCTTCTTCTACGGCGACTTCAAGGCCCTGTACCGCGTGGCCACCGGCAGTTTTGCCCGGGTGTATCGCGCGGTCCACAAAGACTCGGCCAAGGTGGTCGCCTTGAAGGTACTGCGCAAGCGCTACTGCGACGACACCACCCAGGTCGAGCATTTCCTGCAGGAAGGGGAGTTGGGCCGCACGCTGCGGCACCCGAACATCGTGCCGACGCTGGAGGTGCGTTCCCAAGGGCGCGAGCATTACCTGGTGCTCGAGTTTGTCGAAGGGGGCAACCTGCGCGACTTCATCCGCATTCGAAAAAAGGTCGAAGCGCTCGAAGCGACGCGCCTCATCGCCGACACCGCGGCCGGACTGCAATATGCCTTCGATCGGGGCATCTCGCATCGCGATCTCAAGCTCACCAACGTGCTGATCTCGAGCCGCGGCCAGGCGAAGCTGGTCGACTTCGGCCTGGCCGGCGCCGACGAGGGATCGGTCGAAGATCCACTGGCCAATCCGCGCACGATCGACTACGCGGGGCTCGAACGGGCGACCGGCGTGCGCAAGGACGACAACCGTAGCGACATCTACTTCCTGGGCTGCATCTATTACCACCTGCTCTCCGGCCAGCCGGCGCTGCTGGAGACGAAGGAGCGCATCCAGCGCCTGGCCAAATCGCGATTTCTCGACGTGGTGCCGATCCACCGTCTCGATCCGCAGATTCCGCGGGTCGTGGCGGCCGTGTGCAATAAGTCGATGGAGCTTGATCCCGCGCGGCGCTACCAGTCGCCGGGAGAGATGCTCGTCGATCTGAACATCGCCATGGCCAGGCTCTCGGCGGGCGAAACCGAAGCGGCCGGCTCGGGCGAGCCGGTCATCGAGATCACCGAGGGAGAGCGCAAGCAGGCGGCCCAGTTCCTGCCCGACTCGCAGCGGAAGGTACTGATGTTCGTCGAATCGGATAGCCGCATGCAGGACATCTTCCGCGACGGCCTGAAACGCTGCGGCTACCGCGTGCTGCTGACCAGCGATCCCGAGCGGGCGCTGGGACGTTTTGCCAACGACGCCAAGGCGGCTGATTGCGTGGTGTTCAGCACCGGCAAGTTGGGGGCCTCGGCGCTCGAGGCGTTCAATCGCTTGGGGGTCGAGGAGGCGACGCGGGGCATTCCCGCCGTGTTGTTGCTCGGCGAAAAGCAGGCTGCCTGGCGCGCCAAGGCCGAGACGAGCGACCATCGTCTCGTGCTGTCGATGCCGATCAAGCTCCGTGATCTCCGCGGCGTGCTGGGCAAGCTGGTGCCCGCCATGGGCGAGGTCGGGGAAGTGAACGACGAGTGA
- a CDS encoding UbiA family prenyltransferase: protein MKPKAYLQLFRLPNVFTALADIGLGYWLTHEGLGDWAVLALLACASGLLYTAGMVLNDVFDLEADAQSRPERPLPSGRIDPVWARWLGLELLLSGIVLGCLAGYLAGTIRPGITAAALAGMVLLYDYVLKRTPVAPLAMGACRTLNVLLGASAGAIAWHTMHVVIALGVGLYIVGVTWFARTEASTSHRPPLTAALATMLAGIAMLALYPHWSNDALPDWAQPVYAENLPDRWQLLWLVLGVLIGWRCVWAILDPQPFRVQYAVRQGILSLVLLDAAACLGVRGTEAAVMILFLILPAMFLGRWIYST, encoded by the coding sequence ATGAAACCGAAGGCCTACCTGCAGCTCTTCCGCCTGCCGAACGTCTTTACGGCGCTTGCCGACATTGGGCTAGGCTACTGGCTCACGCACGAAGGACTCGGCGACTGGGCTGTTCTGGCCCTGCTGGCGTGTGCCTCGGGCCTGCTCTACACGGCCGGCATGGTCTTGAACGACGTCTTCGATCTCGAGGCCGACGCGCAGTCGCGCCCCGAGCGCCCCCTCCCCTCGGGGCGCATCGATCCCGTCTGGGCGCGTTGGCTGGGCCTCGAGTTGCTGCTTTCCGGCATCGTGTTGGGCTGCCTGGCGGGCTATCTCGCCGGCACCATCCGGCCGGGAATCACGGCCGCGGCGCTCGCCGGCATGGTGCTGCTCTACGACTACGTGTTGAAACGTACGCCCGTCGCACCGCTGGCCATGGGCGCCTGCCGCACGCTGAATGTCTTGCTGGGCGCCAGCGCGGGGGCGATCGCGTGGCACACGATGCACGTCGTGATCGCGCTCGGCGTGGGGCTGTATATCGTTGGGGTGACGTGGTTCGCACGCACCGAGGCCTCGACGAGTCATCGCCCCCCTCTCACGGCGGCGCTCGCGACGATGTTGGCGGGCATCGCCATGCTGGCCCTTTACCCACATTGGTCGAACGATGCGCTCCCCGACTGGGCGCAACCTGTCTATGCCGAGAATCTGCCCGATCGTTGGCAACTACTGTGGCTGGTCTTGGGTGTCTTGATCGGTTGGCGCTGCGTGTGGGCGATCCTCGACCCGCAACCGTTTCGCGTCCAGTACGCCGTGCGGCAGGGTATCTTGTCGCTGGTGTTGCTCGACGCGGCGGCGTGCCTCGGCGTGCGGGGGACCGAAGCGGCCGTGATGATTCTGTTTTTGATCTTGCCGGCGATGTTTTTGGGGCGCTGGATCTATTCCACGTAA
- a CDS encoding sugar phosphate isomerase/epimerase — MKLAFSSNAYLHFSIEETVAAVASLGYQGIELLADVPHAWPAGLLDAQRQAIRECLSRHGLTISNVNAFMMNAVNDPRQPYWYPAWTEPYAPYRAIRREHTIRALQLAADLGAPNITTEPGGPLAEGQSWKDAAALFYEELMPCIEVAEQVGVTLLIEPEPELLIEKFDQYLEFVSRIDSPRVGLNFDIGHAYCVGEDPENWVARMAEHTVHYHFEDIASTRVHKHLIPGRGAIDFAATLQAIATTNYDGWITVELYPYIDRPDDAAREAHAYLSKLMSDLGLATS; from the coding sequence ATGAAGCTTGCCTTCAGCTCGAACGCCTATCTGCATTTCTCGATTGAAGAAACGGTCGCCGCGGTCGCTTCGCTGGGTTACCAGGGAATCGAGCTTCTGGCCGACGTCCCGCACGCCTGGCCGGCCGGCCTGCTCGATGCGCAGCGGCAGGCGATTCGCGAATGCCTTTCGCGACATGGGCTGACGATCTCGAACGTGAACGCGTTCATGATGAACGCCGTGAACGACCCGCGGCAGCCCTACTGGTACCCCGCCTGGACGGAGCCCTACGCCCCGTATCGTGCCATCCGCCGCGAGCACACGATCCGAGCGCTGCAACTGGCGGCCGACCTGGGGGCGCCGAACATCACGACCGAGCCCGGCGGCCCGCTGGCCGAGGGGCAATCGTGGAAGGATGCCGCCGCACTCTTCTACGAAGAGTTGATGCCCTGCATCGAGGTGGCCGAGCAGGTGGGCGTGACGCTGTTGATCGAGCCAGAGCCCGAATTGCTCATCGAGAAGTTCGACCAGTACCTCGAGTTTGTGTCGCGTATCGACTCGCCGCGCGTCGGTTTGAACTTCGATATTGGCCATGCCTACTGCGTGGGCGAGGATCCCGAGAACTGGGTCGCCCGCATGGCCGAGCATACGGTGCATTATCACTTCGAAGACATTGCCTCGACGCGCGTCCACAAGCACCTGATTCCCGGGCGAGGCGCCATCGACTTTGCCGCCACGCTCCAGGCCATCGCGACGACGAACTACGACGGCTGGATCACCGTCGAACTGTATCCTTACATTGACCGTCCGGACGATGCCGCGCGTGAAGCGCACGCCTATCTCTCGAAGCTCATGTCCGACTTGGGGCTGGCGACGAGCTAG
- a CDS encoding alkaline phosphatase family protein, which yields MSARVILLSIPGLRTEDLAAMPHLRAMAAAGEQGTLVPSFPCVTCPVQANMTTGRLPREHGVIANGFYYRERHEFEMWTAWNECIEAPQIWDILHRERPGTTSAVWFPLHSKGCGADYICTPAPKHNPDGTESLWCYTRPEDLYEELLPRLDHFPLQHFWGPLANIFSTEWIADSAIEAARRYRPDFFYIYLPHLDYAAQKTGPDSEIARVSVGQLDEVIGKLRAEMTVAYGEPEPLWLVASEYAIVPVDHVTYPNRVLREAGLLTIREEVDGEYVDLHRSRAWAMADHQISHLFIEGRDARVIQQVVELFTGYPGIAEVLHGPGLARYQLDHANCGDVVLVSEPHSWQAYYYWLDDARAPGFARKVDIHQKPGYDPVELHVDLARWSIPLDATLVRGSHGAPAVTDQQRGPIVASRQGVLGTHIVADTDVAAIVLRQFGVDPGVG from the coding sequence ATGTCCGCGCGAGTGATCCTGCTGTCGATTCCCGGCCTCCGCACCGAAGATCTGGCGGCGATGCCGCATCTGCGCGCCATGGCCGCCGCAGGGGAACAAGGAACGCTTGTTCCCAGTTTTCCCTGCGTCACGTGTCCCGTGCAGGCCAACATGACGACCGGTCGCTTGCCGCGCGAGCATGGCGTGATCGCCAACGGCTTCTACTACCGCGAGCGGCACGAATTCGAGATGTGGACCGCTTGGAACGAGTGCATCGAGGCGCCGCAGATCTGGGACATCCTGCATCGCGAGCGCCCCGGCACGACGTCGGCCGTGTGGTTTCCGCTGCACAGCAAAGGCTGCGGCGCGGACTACATCTGCACGCCGGCTCCCAAGCATAATCCCGACGGCACTGAATCGCTCTGGTGCTACACGCGGCCCGAGGACTTGTACGAAGAGCTCTTGCCGCGGCTCGACCACTTTCCGCTGCAACACTTCTGGGGGCCGCTGGCAAATATCTTTTCGACCGAGTGGATCGCCGATTCGGCCATCGAGGCGGCACGACGCTACCGGCCCGACTTCTTCTACATTTACCTGCCCCACCTCGACTACGCCGCGCAAAAGACCGGCCCCGACAGCGAGATTGCCCGCGTCTCGGTCGGGCAGTTGGACGAAGTCATCGGCAAGCTCCGCGCGGAAATGACAGTCGCTTACGGTGAGCCGGAGCCCCTGTGGCTCGTGGCCAGCGAGTACGCCATCGTTCCGGTCGATCACGTGACGTACCCGAACCGCGTCCTCCGTGAAGCGGGCCTGCTTACCATTCGCGAGGAAGTTGATGGCGAATATGTAGATCTCCACCGCAGCCGCGCCTGGGCCATGGCTGACCATCAAATCTCACACCTCTTCATCGAAGGGCGCGACGCGCGCGTCATCCAACAGGTCGTCGAATTGTTCACCGGGTATCCAGGCATCGCCGAGGTGCTGCACGGCCCAGGCCTTGCCCGCTATCAACTCGATCATGCCAACTGCGGCGACGTGGTCCTCGTCTCCGAGCCGCATAGCTGGCAGGCGTATTACTACTGGCTCGACGATGCCCGCGCCCCCGGCTTCGCGCGGAAAGTGGATATCCACCAGAAGCCGGGCTACGACCCGGTCGAGTTGCACGTTGACCTTGCCCGGTGGAGCATTCCACTCGATGCCACGCTGGTCCGGGGCTCGCACGGCGCGCCGGCGGTGACCGATCAGCAGCGGGGGCCGATCGTGGCCTCGCGGCAAGGGGTGCTGGGGACTCATATCGTGGCCGACACCGACGTGGCGGCCATCGTGCTGCGACAGTTCGGCGTGGACCCAGGTGTGGGGTAG
- a CDS encoding FkbM family methyltransferase — MSELYRLVRDKFLRRVRRRLQRWPAYALRGHRLLPGVIASGERAYRCAGGQIYLDIREKPWIRTIAIEAFERPKVHALAHFLRPGMTLVDAGANIGFFSLVAARCVGPTGRVLAVEPEPLNRARIARNVELNAYANIEIVQVALGDRNGEVTLHLATDHGHHSLLDCSPDRAGSTMLVPMQTLDVLLASRNIGRVDVLKIDVEGFEVEVLRGVAETIRSNPEIVILMDVHESLGVNAADVCGLIESYGLSTYEVRAPYSRPTSARWHPLELLAKRSTR, encoded by the coding sequence ATGAGCGAGCTGTACCGCCTGGTTCGCGACAAGTTCCTGCGCCGCGTGCGCCGCCGCCTCCAACGCTGGCCCGCCTATGCCCTCCGCGGTCACCGACTGCTGCCGGGGGTGATCGCCTCGGGCGAGCGTGCCTATCGCTGTGCCGGCGGGCAGATTTATCTCGACATCCGCGAAAAGCCCTGGATTCGCACGATCGCGATCGAGGCCTTCGAACGCCCCAAAGTCCACGCCTTGGCCCACTTTCTGCGGCCCGGCATGACGCTCGTCGACGCCGGAGCGAACATCGGCTTCTTCAGCCTTGTCGCCGCACGATGCGTGGGGCCGACGGGGCGCGTGCTCGCCGTCGAACCCGAGCCCCTCAATCGCGCCCGTATCGCGCGGAACGTCGAGCTCAACGCCTACGCGAACATCGAAATCGTCCAGGTCGCCCTGGGCGATCGCAACGGCGAGGTCACCCTGCACCTGGCGACCGATCACGGGCATCACAGCCTGTTGGATTGCTCGCCCGATCGCGCGGGTAGTACGATGCTGGTGCCCATGCAAACGCTCGACGTGCTGCTCGCGTCGCGGAATATCGGCCGCGTTGACGTGCTGAAGATCGACGTCGAGGGATTCGAAGTCGAGGTGCTGCGCGGGGTGGCGGAAACGATTCGCTCGAACCCGGAGATCGTCATCCTGATGGACGTCCACGAATCGCTCGGCGTAAACGCCGCCGACGTGTGCGGTCTGATCGAGTCGTACGGACTGTCGACATACGAAGTCCGCGCGCCGTATAGCCGACCGACCTCAGCCCGCTGGCATCCTTTGGAGCTATTAGCGAAGCGCTCAACCAGGTGA